TTCCTGGACCCATTTCAGATAGCCTTTGAAGAACAGGCTGTGCTTGATAATGCCCTCTTGCTCAAGCAGGTCGGCGATTTGCGAGCTTCCCATACCCTTCTCTATCGTAACCGTTACGGCCGGCCCTGCGGGCTTGACCGGCTGCATTCCATTCCAGATGTACCATGCTCCTCCTCCTGCAGCAGCTGCCAGGACCAGAATTAAGATAAGCACAGTGCGGATCACGGCTTTCAAATGTTACGCCTCACTTTCCGACTATAAAGTATAAAATTGTATTGTCCAAAATTCAACCTATTTTTATAGCATAAGCTTTTTTCAGGCAAACGGAAAGATTATTTCGCTGCTCATAAGCAAAAAGAGCGCGGAAAAATTCCGCCCTCTTCCGTATCTGCCATACATGAAGATGCTACAGACGCTTACTCGCTATCCGCAGGGAAGGTGAGCTCATCGTACAGCTCGGAAATATCCTCCCACTCTTCATCGTCCATAATGCTCTCCAGTTCCGGGAGTCCGTCCGGAGAAACTACGATGCGCAGAATTTCCTGCTCCGCAGCTCTTCCCGATCCGGCCAGAACGGCATAAGCACGGTCACCCACAGCAAATTCTGCAATAATATCGTAAACGGAAGACTTGCCCTGCTCATCCTCCAGTTCTACTGTTTCTCCATATACTTCCTTGAGCTTAGAAGTCCATACCGCTTGATCAGCGGAAAACTCAGTCATTCTCTGCTCCCCCATCCAGCTCGTCAACCAAAGTATTGAAGGTCTCCTCTACGATGGCCCACTCCTCGTCGTTCTCAATCATGAAGAGCTGCAGATCGTCGCCGTCTTCCTCGTAACGGAACGCGTAGACCTCATCTGTCTCCTCATCCTCGGAATCGAGCGGAACCACCATCATATACTTGGCATCCGATCCGTCCACTTCAAACTTCATGATGACCTCGAATTCCTCTTCATTACCTTCCTCATCGGGAATATAGATAATTTCCGGTTCCTCTTCTTGGCCGATCTGTTCGTTTGTCATATCCGCGCACCCCTCACCTTTTACTGTTAGCATCCAAAAAATTTTGCAAAATCAGCGCTGCGGCCATTTTGTCCACCAGCCCCTTGCGTTTCTTCCGGCTGACGTCCCCGTCTATCAGCACCCGCTCAGCAGATACCGTCGTCAGACGCTCATCCCAAAGGTGTACGGGTAAATCGAGTTGCTCCCGCAGCTTATCTGCGAATTCGATGCAAATTTCACCACGGGGTCCTACGGAGCCGTTCATGTTCTTCGGCAGCCCGACAACTATCTCGCCGATTTCGTGCTCCTTGACCAGTTCACGGATGCGGTCGAATTCATTGCCGTTGCCGCGCCGCTCAATGGTCTCCAGAGACTGTGCTGTCCATCCGAAAATATCGCTTGTGGCGACACCGATTCTGCGGTCGCCGTAATCCAGTCCCAGCTTCTTCATCATTTGGGCTGGTCCACCCGATGATTGGCCAGATAGAAACGAACCAGTTCTTCGATCAGCTCATCACGCTCTTTCCTCCGGACCAAACTTCTCGCATTGTTGTGGCGCGGAATGTAAGCCGGATCTCCTGAAAGAAGATACCCTACGATCTGATTGATCGGATGATATTCTTTCTCCACCAGCGCGTCGTACACGGCGAGCAGTATTTCCTGGGGAGAGGCTTCCTTTTCGTCGCCCTTCACATTGAATTTGACCGTTTTGTCCATGGAGTCCATGTGGTGACACCTTCCTTCTGCAAAATCACCCCTATTCGGGCGGCTTCGCAAAGTTGCTGCTGTACAGCTCACTTGCTGCCCTCATCATAACATATTCATGCCCCAACGAGGAAATCCTGCCATGGTTAAAGCGCTTTTTTTGGCATTTTGTCTACAAAAATAGATGTTTTTTTGGGTTTTAAGCTATTGCAAGCCATGGGTCAATAATGAATAACCCCAAAAAATATACATTGTGTGAATAAAGCAGCGGCACCGAGGAATTGCCCTCAGCACCGCTGCTTCCCAACCCTTGATAGAAATCCACAGTTTCTTACAGACAGGAATTACTGCATACTGCTTAAGCCAGTGCGGCTACCAGTTCCTCGGCCTTCTTCAGGGCTTCGCCCAGCTTGGAAGCGTCCTTGCCTCCGGCCTGCGCCATATCCGGACGTCCGCCGCCGCCGCCGCCGCAGACTGCTGCGATCTCCTTCACCAGCTTGCCGGCATGGAAGCCCTTCTTCACCAGCTCCTGAGGCACGGCTACCACGAAGTTCACCTTGTCATCCATTGCAGCACCGAGCACCAGGATGGCTTCTGGGAGCTTGGATTTCAGTTCGTCCGCTGTCGAGCGCAAAGCATCGATATTGCCGGCTTGCACAGAGACCGCAAGAAGCTGCGTTCCTCCGCCTACTGTGATTACACTGCTGGTCAGCTCTGCTGCGAAGGTTGCGCTCAGCTTGGACTGGAGCGATTCATTCTCACGGCCCAGCTCGCGTACCTGGGCATGCAGGGCTTCAATCCGCTTCGGCACATCGGTCAGCGAAGATTTGAGCAGGGCTGCCGATTGCTTCAGCAGGTCCAGCTGACTCTCCGTGAACTGATAGGCGTAACGGCCAGTCACAGCTTCAATCCGGCGCACCCCGGAACCGATGCCGCTCTCGCTGAGCAGCTTGAAGATTCCGATCTGCGCTGTATTAGACACATGGCATCCGCCGCACAACTCCAGGCTGTAATCGCCGACTTGAACGACACGGACAACATTGCCGTATTTCTCTCCGAAGAGGGCCATCGCTCCCATCGCTTTGGCTTCATCTATCGGCTTATTCTCAATGACTACAGGAAGGCTGCGCCAGATCTGGGCGTTTACCCGCTGCTCGATATCGCTGAGCTCCTCAGGAGTGATGGCTCCAAAATGCGAAAAGTCAAACCGCAGGCGTGAGCCTTCTACTAAAGAGCCTGCCTGATTCACATGACTGCCTAGCACTTCCTTCAGCGCCTTGTGCAGCAAGTGAGTGGCCGTATGGTTCTTCACGATATCCTCGCGCTCCGCCCGGTTCACTTCGGCACGGACGGTATCGCCGACCTTCAAATCGCCTGCTTCCACCGTAACCAGATGAACATGCTGGCCGTGCGGTGCTTTGAAGAGGCCGTTCACCTTAGCGGTCACCGATCCGCCGGTCAGAACGCCGGTATCGCTGACTTGGCCGCCGCTCTCCGCATAGAACGGTGTTGACTCTAGGATCACCTGGCACTCGGCGCCTTCGCTTACTGTATCCTGAAGCGCACCGTCTACCACAATCGCCAGGACCTTGGACTCTGTTACCGTGTCATTATATCCAACAAATTCACTTTTAACCGTCAGCTCGGCGAGCGCACCGCCCTGAATCTTCATGCTGGAGCTGTCCTGACGGGCAGCTCTCGCCCGGTCACGCTGCTCCTGCATCGCGGCATCGAAGCCGGCACGGTCTACGGCAAGCCCCTGCTCGGACGCGAAGTCCTCGGTCAGGTCAAACGGGAAGCCATACGTGTCATAGAGCTTGAATGCATCGGCACCGGCAATGGTGCTCAGGCCGTCTGCTTTGGCTTTGGCGCTGATCTCCCCGAGGATCGCCAGACCATCGGACAGCGTCTCGTGGAAGCGTTCCTCTTCCAGTCGGATGATTTTGGCGATATATTCACGGTTCTCGACCACGGAAGGATAATATACTCCCATAATCTCTCCAACCGTCTCAGTCAGCTCATGCAGGAACGGACGATCCAGTCCCAGCGTCTTGCCGTAGCGTACAGCACGGCGGAGCAGACGGCGGATAATATAGCCGCGTCCTTCATTGGAAGGAAGCACGCCGTCACCCACCGCAAATGTAACGGTACGTACATGGTCGGCAATGACTTTTAGCGCAATATCCTGTTCAACATTATCCTTGTAGGTTACCCCGGCAAGCCCGGCAGTCTTCTGGATAATCGGCTGGAACAGATCGGTATCGAAGTTGGAATCCACATCCTGGAGAATGGAAGCAAAGCGCTCCAGGCCTGCGCCGGTATCAATATTCTTATTGGGAAGCGGCGTATAGCTGCCATCCTTATTATGGTTGAACTGCGAGAATACGAGGTTCCAGACCTCCAGCCAGCGCTCATTCTCACCGCCCGGATACATCTCCGGATCACTCATATCACTGCCGTACGCTTCACCGCGGTCATAGAAAATCTCCGAGCACGGGCCGCACGGGCCTTCGCCGATATCCCAGAAGTTCTCGTCGCCCAGCTTGATGATGCGTTCTGCGGGCAGGCCGACCTTCTCATTCCACAGCTTGAACGCTTCTTCGTCCTCAGCATACACGGTCACGGAAATCCGGTCGCCGTCGAAGCCGATCCACTCCTTACCGGTCAGGAATTCCCAAGCCCAGGTGATGGCCTCTTCCTTAAAGTAATCGCCGATGGAGAAGTTGCCCAGCATCTCAAAGAATGTATGGTGGCGGCGCGTCTTGCCCACGTTCTCAATATCATTGGTGCGGATACATTTCTGCGAGTTGGTCAGGCGGGGATTCTCCGGAATCTCCCGTCCGTCGAAGTAGGCCTTCAGTGGCGCCATACCTGCGTTAATCCACAGCAGCGAGGGGTCATTGTGGGGGACGAGCGAGGCGCTCGGCTCAATACGGTGGTTCTTGCTCTCAAAAAACTGCAGCCATTTGGAACGGATTTCACTTGCTTTCATCATGTACAGCTCCCGTCTCTTCATTAAAATGCGGCACGCTGGCCGGAAAACACAATCTTGCCGTAACCGTTACACGAAAAATCAAAAACAAAAAACGCCCCTGAATATATATTCAGGGACGATGATTATCGCGGTACCACCCTGGTTATCGCCTTGATCCGTGAACCACGGACAACTGCAGACGATCGCCTTGTGCGGCTGTTAACGGGTGCCCCCGGCGGGATTGTCCCCGCACTCCGAAATTAGCTTTCGGCCGGTCTATCTCCCAGGTTCTCACACCCGATGCGGACCATCCGCAAAGGAACCTGTTCTCTGATGAAGCATTCTCCGGCGTACTTGTTTTCATCAACGCTTTGTCCGATTTGCTTTTTAACATTTCAAGTATAGCCAGCGGGTGGATATCTGTCAATCAAGTACCGGGAAATTGATGGACAAGGCGGATAGCCTGTGCGAAAAAGTATATTTACAGCGCTTACAGACAGGCGTATAATTTACATTATTCACAGCGTCGAGACGTAGCTCAGCTTGGTAGAGCGCTTGCTTCGGGAGTAAGAGGCCGCAGGTTCGAATCCTGTCGTCTCGACCATATTTAATTAAGATTCGCGGCATTGGGGCCGCGATTTTTTGGCGTTGGGAGATATTGCGTTGAGGGGCTAACGTAATTTATAAATGCTTGAAGCTTCTTGCGCACCTTCGCCAATCACCCGCTCTGATCAGACGATTACCTCCGCCCTGCCCATAGCCGTCTTCTCAGCTCCATCTCCTCATAGATACGCTCCAGCGGCAATTGCATGGACTGGCCTGTAATGTTCACAGGTGTGCCGGCGAGACGGAGGTTGATGGCCATCAGCCACCGCTTTAGTCCGCGTTGCCGGGACAAGTAGGCTTTGGGATCAGCGAGGAAGATGCAGATGTTCAGTTGTCCATAGTAACGGATAAGGCGGATGTCTGAAATGTCCTCCCACATCAATCGTCCTCCGGGAATCGCCGAAGACTGGTCATCAATGCCCTGGGCATCCACCACTAGCAGCGGGGAGCGGCGCAGCAGCATGATAAGATAGACGATGGCCGCCAGGCCAAACAGCACAGTGCAGGTAATTCCCAGCGTCTGCAGAAGAATAGAAACATCCGTCTTAACCTCCCCCGATATCTTAAGCAGCCAGATTCCCAATATTACAAAGAGCAATGATCCCGCTAACAGGAAAAAGATCTTGAACCAGAACGGCTTCACCACGAGCGGCTGGTAACCTCCATCGTTATACGGCTGATCGTCCATTTCGTTGTCCTCCTTCAGGGCCTGCCATTGAACCGCAGCAGAAGAGGCTTCCCCTCTTGTTTTGGATTATAACTATAAATCCTACCCGATCACTCTACCCTTCGCAACAATGGATCTCAGGGAAATGAGATATAATTACACTTGCGCGCCAGCCGCGCTATTTTCGTATTTTTGGCAGGAATGCCGCCGGGATTAATGCCAGCATCGAGAAGGCAATCGTCCACATAAACGAATGATCGAAGGCATTGGCCACTGCGGCCGGGTCAGGAGTCAGGACGGAATTCAGCTTATTTTGTAAAATAATTGCGATAACTGATACGCCGAAGGCGCCGCCAATCTGCTGCATAATACGGGTGGTGCTGCTGGCGTGCGGGATTTGCTTCGAGGACAGACCGATATAGGCAGAAGCCATAACCGGCAGAAAAACAGCCCCTAATCCAGCCCCCCTCACGATAAGAACCGCACTCAGAAAATAATAACTCGTATCCCCGCCAAGCTGTGTCAGCGGCCAAGTGCCAAGGATGGTAAGGACCGTTCCGGCAAGAACCACGGGTCTCGATCCGATCTGATCTGTCAGTTTGCCGGCCAGCGATCTGGTCAGCAGCATCCCGATGCCTTGGGGGACGAGCAGCAGGCCGGAGATCAGCACAGATTCACCGCGAACTTGCTGGAGATAGAGCGGCAGCAGCAGCATCGCCCCATAGGTCGTCAATCCGGATAGAAACAGCAGCGATGAGGACACGGTTAAAGAGCGTACCCGGAACAGCGTGACATCAATCAGCGCTTCATCTCCCTTGCGGAAGGCATGGATCACGAATACTGCCAAAAGCGCCACACCTGCTATAACGGGAGCAAGAACCGCAGTATGGCCAAACCCGTGGCGGGAGCTGACTTCTCCAAGACCGTACAGGGTAAGCACGATAGCCGGAGACAGTATCAGCAGTCCAGGCACATCCAGCCGCAGCGTCCGGGAATAGTGCTCTTCTTTGGGGAGCCCCTTCCACGCAACAATTATGGCAGCTAGGCAGAGCGGAATATTGACCCAGAAGATCCATCGCCAGCTCAGATGATTGACGATTAATCCTCCCAGCACCGGTCCCAGAATAGGCCCAAGCAGTGCTGGCATAGCTATGGTCGCCATTCTTTTGCCCATATTCTGGCCTCCATAGGCACGTACGGCCAAGGTCTGCATAATCGGCATCAGCAACCCCCCGCCGATCCCCTGAAGGGTACGAAAAATAATCAGGCTCTCCACGTTCCACGCCATGCTGCACAGCACAGAGCCGAGCAAAAACAGACTCAGCGAAAATAGCCACATCTTCCTTCCCCCAAACCGTTCCACAGCCCAGCCTGTTATCGGAATAACCATCGCAAACGACAGCAGATATCCGGTCATCACCCACTGAACAATGGATACCGAGGTGTTAAGTTCCCGAACCAGTGTATCAATCGCCACATTGGTTATCGTCGTATCGAATATCGGGGCCAGAATACCAAGCATAAGAATCCACATCAAATTCCTGGCTGCTGCCTGCTGTTCAGCTGGTTCAAGTGCTGGTTTAGCTTGCTTTTGCAAGTTGATCATCTCCCTTTGGTCGCTAAATAAGAAACTTTAAGTTTCTTATTCGAGCCTATGATATACTATCCTCATAAGAAACACAACGAAATTCTCCAAAGGTGGTTGAGACCGGTATGTCCACTTCTCAAGAACAGGATAAATTGAAGAACAGACGCAGAGGCAAGGAGCTCGAAGCCGCTATACTCCAGGCCGTACGGGAAGAGTTGACTGAGCGGGGGTATTCCAATCTTACGATGGACAGTGTGGCCGAGCGGGCGGGAACTAGCAAAGCCGTACTCTACCGCCGGTGGGCGAACCGCGCTGAGCTTGTCCTTGGCGCCATCCGGGAACGTGTGCCCCTGCCGCTGGAGGAAGTGCCTGATTACGGGAATCTGAGGGACGATGTATGCGGGGTGCTTCGGGCCATGAATCAGAATAATATACAAGCAATGTTGAATGCTTTCTACGGGCTTGTAGCAGAAATGGGCGATATGCCGCTTGCCTCCTATATTTTCCCCCATGGGCGTCAAAACAGGACCATGTCGATTTTGCTGGAGCGGGCTGTGGAGCGGGGAGAAGTATCTGCCGAAGCCGTGACTCCCCGAATGCTCACTTTGCCGTCCGATCTGGCCCGCCATGAGCTGATGCTGTATAACGCACCTATGTCGGAGGAGACGATTGCCAATATTGTGGACGAGGTGTACCTGCCGCTGGTGTTGAAACGGTAATTCTTCATTCCCGGCTCTCAGCTGGACAAGCCACACACAGCTTAGAATAAATAGAAAGCCCAGAGTCTGCAAGGAGGTTCCACCTTGATGCTCTGGGCTTGATTATGTTCCTGCTATCCTCCCAAGTGCTCCGGCCAGACATTTTAGCTCTGCCCAGCCCACAGCCGTCTTCTCAGCTCCAGCTCTTCATATACCCGCTCCAGCGGCAGCCGCATGGCCTGACTCGCAATATTCACGGGAGTGCGGCGAGACGGAGGTTTCGGTTTTTCGATTACATTGGACCTACGTACCACACTCTGTCCCAATGTGATCGGTTTTTCGATTACATTGGGATCACGCTCCGCCCTCGATCCCTATGTGATCGGTTTTTCGATTACATTTGGCCTACGCGCCGCCCTCGGTCCCATTGTGATCGGTTTTTCGATTACATTTGGCCTACGCGCCGCCCTCGG
The sequence above is a segment of the Paenibacillus sp. FSL R7-0204 genome. Coding sequences within it:
- a CDS encoding DUF1292 domain-containing protein, with amino-acid sequence MTEFSADQAVWTSKLKEVYGETVELEDEQGKSSVYDIIAEFAVGDRAYAVLAGSGRAAEQEILRIVVSPDGLPELESIMDDEEWEDISELYDELTFPADSE
- a CDS encoding DUF1292 domain-containing protein, with amino-acid sequence MTNEQIGQEEEPEIIYIPDEEGNEEEFEVIMKFEVDGSDAKYMMVVPLDSEDEETDEVYAFRYEEDGDDLQLFMIENDEEWAIVEETFNTLVDELDGGAEND
- the ruvX gene encoding Holliday junction resolvase RuvX, translated to MKKLGLDYGDRRIGVATSDIFGWTAQSLETIERRGNGNEFDRIRELVKEHEIGEIVVGLPKNMNGSVGPRGEICIEFADKLREQLDLPVHLWDERLTTVSAERVLIDGDVSRKKRKGLVDKMAAALILQNFLDANSKR
- a CDS encoding IreB family regulatory phosphoprotein — translated: MDSMDKTVKFNVKGDEKEASPQEILLAVYDALVEKEYHPINQIVGYLLSGDPAYIPRHNNARSLVRRKERDELIEELVRFYLANHRVDQPK
- the alaS gene encoding alanine--tRNA ligase is translated as MKASEIRSKWLQFFESKNHRIEPSASLVPHNDPSLLWINAGMAPLKAYFDGREIPENPRLTNSQKCIRTNDIENVGKTRRHHTFFEMLGNFSIGDYFKEEAITWAWEFLTGKEWIGFDGDRISVTVYAEDEEAFKLWNEKVGLPAERIIKLGDENFWDIGEGPCGPCSEIFYDRGEAYGSDMSDPEMYPGGENERWLEVWNLVFSQFNHNKDGSYTPLPNKNIDTGAGLERFASILQDVDSNFDTDLFQPIIQKTAGLAGVTYKDNVEQDIALKVIADHVRTVTFAVGDGVLPSNEGRGYIIRRLLRRAVRYGKTLGLDRPFLHELTETVGEIMGVYYPSVVENREYIAKIIRLEEERFHETLSDGLAILGEISAKAKADGLSTIAGADAFKLYDTYGFPFDLTEDFASEQGLAVDRAGFDAAMQEQRDRARAARQDSSSMKIQGGALAELTVKSEFVGYNDTVTESKVLAIVVDGALQDTVSEGAECQVILESTPFYAESGGQVSDTGVLTGGSVTAKVNGLFKAPHGQHVHLVTVEAGDLKVGDTVRAEVNRAEREDIVKNHTATHLLHKALKEVLGSHVNQAGSLVEGSRLRFDFSHFGAITPEELSDIEQRVNAQIWRSLPVVIENKPIDEAKAMGAMALFGEKYGNVVRVVQVGDYSLELCGGCHVSNTAQIGIFKLLSESGIGSGVRRIEAVTGRYAYQFTESQLDLLKQSAALLKSSLTDVPKRIEALHAQVRELGRENESLQSKLSATFAAELTSSVITVGGGTQLLAVSVQAGNIDALRSTADELKSKLPEAILVLGAAMDDKVNFVVAVPQELVKKGFHAGKLVKEIAAVCGGGGGGRPDMAQAGGKDASKLGEALKKAEELVAALA
- a CDS encoding STM3941 family protein; its protein translation is MDDQPYNDGGYQPLVVKPFWFKIFFLLAGSLLFVILGIWLLKISGEVKTDVSILLQTLGITCTVLFGLAAIVYLIMLLRRSPLLVVDAQGIDDQSSAIPGGRLMWEDISDIRLIRYYGQLNICIFLADPKAYLSRQRGLKRWLMAINLRLAGTPVNITGQSMQLPLERIYEEMELRRRLWAGRR
- a CDS encoding MDR family MFS transporter, yielding MINLQKQAKPALEPAEQQAAARNLMWILMLGILAPIFDTTITNVAIDTLVRELNTSVSIVQWVMTGYLLSFAMVIPITGWAVERFGGRKMWLFSLSLFLLGSVLCSMAWNVESLIIFRTLQGIGGGLLMPIMQTLAVRAYGGQNMGKRMATIAMPALLGPILGPVLGGLIVNHLSWRWIFWVNIPLCLAAIIVAWKGLPKEEHYSRTLRLDVPGLLILSPAIVLTLYGLGEVSSRHGFGHTAVLAPVIAGVALLAVFVIHAFRKGDEALIDVTLFRVRSLTVSSSLLFLSGLTTYGAMLLLPLYLQQVRGESVLISGLLLVPQGIGMLLTRSLAGKLTDQIGSRPVVLAGTVLTILGTWPLTQLGGDTSYYFLSAVLIVRGAGLGAVFLPVMASAYIGLSSKQIPHASSTTRIMQQIGGAFGVSVIAIILQNKLNSVLTPDPAAVANAFDHSFMWTIAFSMLALIPAAFLPKIRK
- a CDS encoding TetR/AcrR family transcriptional regulator, with product MSTSQEQDKLKNRRRGKELEAAILQAVREELTERGYSNLTMDSVAERAGTSKAVLYRRWANRAELVLGAIRERVPLPLEEVPDYGNLRDDVCGVLRAMNQNNIQAMLNAFYGLVAEMGDMPLASYIFPHGRQNRTMSILLERAVERGEVSAEAVTPRMLTLPSDLARHELMLYNAPMSEETIANIVDEVYLPLVLKR